The following are encoded in a window of Amycolatopsis solani genomic DNA:
- the eno gene encoding phosphopyruvate hydratase, with product MTAIVQVTGREILDSRGNPTVEVDVELADGSFGRAAVPSGASTGTREAVELRDGDPGRFLGKGVRKAVDAVNGEVAAAVVGLDSRSQVEVDRVLCELDGTPNKARLGANAILGVSLAVAKAAAQAHVLPLYRHLGGEGTYRLPTPMMNIVNGGAHADNGIDFQEFMIAPVGASSFAEAVRVGAEVFHTLRGILREAGHNTNVGDEGGFAPQLDTAEQALDFVVRAIERAGYVPGDDVALMLDLAASEFYEDGIYHYRGEGVKRSASEHAGYLRDLVARYPIASIEDAMAEDDLAGWQLVTRALGEEIQLVGDDVFCTNVALLSDGIEQGVANAILVKVNQIGTLTETLDAVDVASRAGYGVVLSHRSGETEDTTIADLSVAVDCGQIKTGSLSRADRTAKYNQLLRIEEDLGEAAEYAGRAPLNRKR from the coding sequence ATGACTGCCATCGTCCAAGTCACCGGCCGGGAGATCCTGGACAGCCGCGGCAACCCGACGGTCGAGGTCGACGTCGAGCTGGCCGACGGCTCGTTCGGGCGCGCGGCGGTGCCGTCGGGTGCGTCGACGGGCACGCGTGAGGCCGTCGAACTGCGCGACGGTGATCCGGGCCGGTTCCTGGGCAAGGGGGTCCGGAAGGCCGTTGACGCGGTGAACGGCGAGGTGGCCGCCGCGGTCGTGGGGCTCGACTCGCGGTCGCAGGTCGAGGTGGACCGGGTGCTGTGCGAGCTGGACGGCACGCCGAACAAGGCGCGCCTCGGCGCGAACGCGATCCTCGGGGTGTCGCTGGCGGTGGCGAAGGCGGCCGCGCAGGCGCACGTGCTGCCGCTGTACCGCCACCTGGGCGGCGAGGGCACGTACCGGCTGCCGACGCCGATGATGAACATCGTCAACGGCGGCGCGCACGCCGACAACGGCATCGACTTCCAGGAGTTCATGATCGCGCCGGTCGGCGCGTCGAGCTTCGCCGAAGCGGTCCGGGTCGGCGCCGAGGTCTTCCACACGCTGCGCGGGATCCTGCGCGAAGCGGGGCACAACACGAACGTCGGCGACGAGGGCGGGTTCGCGCCGCAGCTCGACACGGCCGAGCAGGCGCTCGACTTCGTGGTGCGTGCGATCGAGCGGGCCGGCTACGTGCCCGGCGACGACGTGGCGCTGATGCTGGACCTGGCGGCTTCGGAGTTCTACGAGGACGGGATCTACCACTACCGCGGCGAAGGCGTGAAGCGGTCGGCGTCCGAGCACGCCGGCTACCTGCGCGACCTGGTCGCCCGGTACCCGATCGCGTCCATCGAGGACGCCATGGCGGAGGACGACCTGGCCGGCTGGCAGCTGGTGACCCGCGCGCTGGGGGAGGAGATCCAGCTCGTCGGCGACGACGTCTTCTGCACCAACGTGGCGCTGCTGTCCGACGGGATCGAGCAGGGCGTGGCGAACGCGATCCTGGTCAAGGTCAACCAGATCGGCACGCTGACCGAGACGCTGGACGCGGTAGACGTGGCGTCGCGCGCCGGGTACGGGGTCGTGCTTTCGCACCGGTCGGGGGAGACCGAGGACACCACGATCGCCGATCTGTCGGTCGCGGTGGACTGCGGCCAGATCAAGACGGGATCGCTGTCGCGGGCGGACCGCACGGCGAAGTACAACCAGCTGCTGCGCATCGAGGAGGACCTGGGCGAGGCGGCGGAGTACGCGGGCCGCGCGCCGCTGAACCGGAAGCGCTGA
- the fbaA gene encoding class II fructose-bisphosphate aldolase, translated as MPIATPEVYREMLDRAKANQFAYPAINVTSSETVNAAIRGFAEAESDGIIQFSTGGAEFASGQKVKDMVVGATALAEFAQVVAAKYDVNVALHTDHCPKDKLDGFVRPLIDISIERVKNGQNPLFQSHMWDGSAIDLDENLEIAAELLAKTAAAHIILEVEIGVVGGEEDGVEAEINEKLYTAEGDFLKTIDALGAGEKGRYLLAATFGNVHGVYKPGNVKLRPDVLKGGQEAAAKKLGLDPGAKPFELVFHGGSGSLPEEIREAVSYGVVKMNVDTDTQYAFTRPIVDHFFKNYDGVLKIDGEVGNKKVYDPRSYLKAAETGMAARIVEACEALGSAGTRLK; from the coding sequence ATGCCCATCGCCACCCCCGAGGTCTACCGTGAGATGCTCGACCGGGCGAAGGCGAACCAATTCGCCTACCCGGCCATCAACGTGACCTCGTCCGAGACCGTGAACGCCGCCATCCGCGGGTTCGCCGAGGCGGAGAGCGACGGGATCATCCAGTTCTCCACCGGCGGCGCCGAGTTCGCCTCCGGCCAGAAGGTCAAGGACATGGTCGTCGGCGCCACCGCGCTGGCCGAATTCGCGCAGGTCGTGGCCGCGAAGTACGACGTGAACGTCGCGCTGCACACCGACCACTGCCCCAAGGACAAGCTCGACGGCTTCGTCCGCCCGCTCATCGACATCTCCATCGAGCGCGTCAAGAACGGCCAGAACCCGCTGTTCCAGTCCCACATGTGGGACGGCTCCGCCATCGACCTCGACGAAAACCTCGAGATCGCCGCGGAACTGCTCGCCAAGACCGCCGCCGCCCACATCATCCTCGAAGTCGAGATCGGCGTCGTCGGCGGCGAAGAAGACGGCGTCGAAGCCGAAATCAACGAAAAGCTCTACACCGCCGAAGGCGACTTCCTCAAGACCATCGACGCCCTCGGCGCCGGCGAGAAGGGCCGCTACCTGCTCGCGGCCACCTTCGGCAACGTCCACGGCGTGTACAAGCCCGGCAACGTCAAGCTCCGCCCCGACGTCCTCAAGGGCGGCCAGGAAGCCGCGGCCAAGAAGCTCGGCCTCGACCCCGGCGCCAAGCCCTTCGAGCTGGTCTTCCACGGCGGCTCCGGCTCGCTGCCGGAGGAGATCCGCGAGGCGGTGTCCTACGGCGTGGTGAAGATGAACGTCGACACCGACACCCAGTACGCCTTCACCCGCCCGATCGTGGACCACTTCTTCAAGAACTACGACGGCGTCCTGAAGATCGACGGCGAGGTCGGCAACAAGAAGGTCTACGACCCACGCTCGTACCTGAAGGCCGCCGAGACCGGCATGGCCGCGCGGATCGTCGAAGCCTGCGAAGCGCTCGGCTCGGCCGGCACCCGGCTGAAGTAA
- a CDS encoding PTS sugar transporter subunit IIA yields the protein MTNEKVLSLSVRSVELDVPAATRWEALAHIGKSLERSGSVHTGYSDSLHARERRASTYLGHGIAVPHALHVHDYLLVNPGLAFTRFTAPVPWDGERVTISIAIAASAAEHVEILCRITALLAHPTHLDVLRASEDPGEITRILRET from the coding sequence GTGACGAACGAAAAAGTGCTGTCCCTGTCCGTGCGCTCGGTGGAGCTGGACGTCCCGGCGGCCACCCGCTGGGAAGCGTTGGCACACATCGGAAAATCGCTCGAACGGTCCGGCTCCGTCCACACGGGATACAGTGACTCGCTGCACGCGCGGGAACGCCGTGCGTCGACCTACCTCGGGCACGGGATCGCCGTTCCGCACGCACTGCACGTCCACGACTACCTCCTGGTGAACCCGGGGCTGGCGTTCACCCGGTTCACCGCTCCCGTGCCGTGGGACGGCGAACGGGTTACGATCTCCATCGCGATCGCCGCTTCCGCTGCCGAGCACGTCGAAATCCTCTGCCGGATCACCGCGCTGCTCGCGCACCCGACGCACCTCGACGTCCTGCGCGCGTCGGAGGATCCGGGGGAAATCACCCGGATCCTCCGGGAAACCTGA
- a CDS encoding AAA family ATPase, giving the protein MRGLPRPDLAGRDWELRVLTDRARAAALGEGQAVLLRGPAGIGKTGLLAVALDELDRTATTVLTVTCADTGAGAYEAVRALFGPLWPRGDAGEAGLLTGSARLALPALAPGRVDGAAADTYSVMHGLYWLVAGLAARGPVVLAVDDVQWCDETSLRWLGFLLRRAEDLPLLVLLAQRTGSDGPGPAVLADLGTAVNCLAVDLAPLAADAVADVLAAGFGTAPDREFVRHAVDITGGNPFLLDRVIGALRDRVPPDAGHVGVLDELGREAVVRPLLDRLSPAALAVARAIAVLGGEELETIAALAGTRPGPARHAVQALRDGELLEPDRLDYPHDLIRAAALNTAEPAELARLRERAATLLNDSGRSSEEVAVHLLVLDGPPQPWMVTVLREAAAAAESRGAPAAAARYLARVLLAHEDDVAVLVHLSRVLGQSDPAASLRHLERALRLVADPRRRVPIVMQYVMVSLGAQNSRRSFALATEVSDALDAVAGPDPSPADRTLRMVGQSALLLSGLDEKATVAEVGARFRDVVPPPGDTAEERELLGMLSSLGTLQGRPAAEVTAQAAQVLRIGDVAPGGWAVLGAVLTLYLADRPEPALAALGGVLDHAQRRGQGWTYILGATTRALVHQFCGNLTDGLADAQYAFDVITQERWAPGTAMPQVVLGSLLVRQNDPAGAEEALAAIVRPRLEEFTLEYHWYLLAKARARAATGDVEGALAVLRTCGESLAGNGIGNPVLAPWWYESAELLAGLGRRAEGEAVLDGVEPAVRRWGTKRALGMLQTSRGVLADGDAAIERLREAAELLADSPAKLEQAKAEYLLGRRLLARGDAEGARERLRRSIDLSVLSRDKQQLGLSLPALAEAGGRMRHGTDSPSDALSGSERRVAERAAEGVTNREIAESLFITQRTVEVHLTSVYRKLGIGGRAELAEALRDH; this is encoded by the coding sequence GTGCGGGGGCTGCCCCGGCCGGATCTGGCGGGCCGGGACTGGGAACTGCGGGTGCTCACCGACCGGGCGCGTGCCGCCGCTCTCGGCGAAGGGCAGGCGGTGCTGCTGCGCGGGCCCGCCGGGATCGGGAAGACCGGGCTGCTGGCCGTCGCGCTCGACGAGCTGGACCGGACCGCCACCACCGTGCTCACCGTGACGTGCGCCGACACCGGGGCCGGGGCCTACGAAGCCGTCCGGGCGCTGTTCGGTCCACTGTGGCCGCGGGGCGACGCCGGCGAGGCCGGCCTGCTCACCGGCAGCGCCCGGCTCGCGCTGCCCGCGCTCGCGCCCGGGCGCGTCGACGGCGCCGCCGCCGACACCTACTCGGTCATGCACGGCCTCTACTGGCTGGTGGCCGGCCTGGCCGCCCGCGGCCCGGTCGTCCTGGCGGTCGACGACGTCCAGTGGTGCGACGAAACGTCCCTGCGGTGGCTGGGCTTCCTGCTGCGCCGGGCCGAAGACCTGCCGCTGCTGGTGCTGCTGGCCCAGCGCACCGGGTCCGACGGGCCGGGGCCGGCGGTGCTCGCCGACCTCGGCACCGCCGTCAACTGCCTCGCGGTCGACCTCGCGCCGCTGGCCGCCGACGCGGTCGCCGACGTACTGGCCGCCGGGTTCGGCACGGCCCCGGACCGGGAGTTCGTCCGGCACGCGGTCGACATCACCGGCGGCAACCCGTTCCTGCTCGACCGGGTGATCGGCGCGCTGCGCGACCGCGTGCCGCCGGACGCCGGGCACGTCGGCGTGCTCGACGAGCTCGGCCGGGAAGCCGTGGTCCGCCCGCTGCTGGACCGGCTGTCCCCGGCCGCGCTGGCCGTCGCACGCGCGATCGCGGTGCTGGGCGGCGAGGAGCTGGAGACGATCGCCGCGCTCGCCGGCACCCGGCCCGGGCCGGCGCGCCACGCCGTGCAGGCGCTGCGCGACGGCGAGCTGCTCGAACCGGACCGGCTGGACTACCCCCACGACCTGATCCGCGCGGCCGCGCTGAACACCGCGGAGCCCGCGGAACTGGCCCGGCTGCGCGAGCGCGCGGCCACGCTGCTCAACGACAGCGGCCGCTCCAGCGAGGAGGTCGCGGTCCACCTGCTGGTGCTCGACGGGCCGCCGCAGCCGTGGATGGTCACCGTGCTGCGGGAAGCGGCCGCGGCAGCCGAAAGCCGGGGTGCCCCCGCGGCGGCCGCGCGGTACCTCGCGCGGGTGCTGCTGGCGCACGAGGACGACGTCGCCGTGCTCGTGCACCTGTCCCGGGTGCTCGGGCAGAGCGACCCGGCGGCGTCCCTGCGGCACCTCGAACGCGCGCTCCGGCTGGTGGCCGACCCGCGGCGGCGGGTGCCGATCGTGATGCAGTACGTCATGGTGTCGCTCGGCGCGCAGAACTCCCGGCGGTCCTTCGCGCTGGCGACCGAGGTGTCCGACGCGCTGGACGCCGTCGCCGGTCCCGACCCCTCCCCCGCCGACCGGACGCTGCGCATGGTCGGCCAGTCGGCGCTGCTGCTGTCCGGATTGGACGAAAAGGCCACCGTCGCCGAGGTCGGCGCGCGGTTCCGCGACGTCGTGCCGCCGCCGGGCGACACCGCCGAGGAACGCGAGCTGCTCGGCATGCTCTCGTCGCTGGGCACGCTGCAGGGGCGTCCCGCCGCCGAAGTCACCGCCCAGGCCGCCCAGGTGCTGCGCATCGGCGACGTCGCCCCGGGCGGCTGGGCCGTGCTCGGCGCCGTGCTCACCCTCTACCTCGCCGACCGGCCCGAGCCCGCGCTGGCGGCGCTCGGCGGGGTGCTCGACCACGCGCAGCGCCGCGGGCAGGGGTGGACCTACATCCTCGGCGCGACCACGCGCGCGCTGGTCCACCAGTTCTGCGGCAACCTCACCGACGGGCTGGCGGACGCGCAGTACGCGTTCGACGTCATCACGCAGGAGCGGTGGGCGCCCGGCACGGCCATGCCGCAGGTCGTCCTGGGGTCGCTGCTGGTGCGCCAGAACGATCCGGCGGGGGCGGAGGAGGCGCTGGCCGCGATCGTGCGGCCCCGGCTCGAGGAGTTCACGCTCGAGTACCACTGGTACCTGCTCGCGAAAGCCCGTGCGCGGGCCGCGACGGGCGACGTCGAAGGCGCGCTCGCCGTGCTGCGCACGTGCGGGGAAAGCCTGGCGGGCAACGGGATCGGCAACCCCGTGCTGGCGCCGTGGTGGTACGAATCGGCGGAGCTGCTGGCCGGGCTCGGCCGTCGTGCCGAGGGCGAGGCGGTGCTCGACGGCGTCGAGCCCGCGGTCCGCCGCTGGGGCACCAAGCGGGCGCTGGGCATGCTCCAGACGTCACGCGGGGTGCTCGCCGACGGCGACGCGGCGATCGAGCGGCTGCGCGAGGCGGCCGAGCTCCTGGCGGATTCGCCCGCGAAACTGGAGCAGGCGAAGGCGGAGTACCTGCTCGGCAGGCGGCTGCTGGCGCGCGGGGACGCCGAAGGCGCGCGGGAGCGGCTGCGCCGGTCGATCGACCTTTCCGTGCTGAGCCGGGACAAGCAGCAGCTCGGGCTTTCGCTGCCGGCCCTGGCCGAGGCGGGCGGGCGGATGCGCCACGGCACCGATTCGCCGTCGGACGCACTGAGCGGCAGCGAGCGGCGGGTGGCCGAGCGGGCCGCGGAGGGCGTGACCAACCGGGAGATCGCCGAGTCGTTGTTCATCACCCAGCGGACGGTCGAGGTGCACCTGACGAGCGTCTACCGGAAGCTCGGCATCGGCGGCCGGGCCGAACTGGCGGAAGCGTTGCGCGACCACTGA
- a CDS encoding helix-turn-helix transcriptional regulator translates to MREPRLVGRDRAVSVLDDLLAGLAQGRGATATIAGAAGTGRTALLSRVLGGFPGASASCVPDGIPFGAVTQLAAALVPSRAFGELVGECLEDLEGAAGRFCSAFARVAASGPLVLAVDDLPWADEWSLRWFSEMAGRVGEAPVLLIATAYEPVGEGHRIPVAPLTPGETAMLAGQVLGELSPEAEAAVLEVVRGRPAVLHELAAEAAGLHGVGRAVNLGERVTRWNPAGGPAVTSARPHGMGSATWAEAAAQPGSAGAGRAVASARPHGTGSATSAEAAAQRGSAEAGRAVASARPHGMGSATSAEAAAQRGSAEAGRAVTSAELATGRASTSAGPAMRGNSAIGRAATPGEPGAQWAPAGAATSAGAAVRWDSARVAAAGRAVLSARAARIRRGLPPDALALLRAMSVSERLDVVAAVGLAELPPAAVAGALSALEASGLVADGRPAEPHLAADVLAELAEPERDGLYRRGAELAHRTGAGALVAAELLRAAPPVGEPWARAVLEEAAEQWSAQGNPVAAAESLQRALSEPASPADRAALLVRLASAVVRREPDHADRRLVQVLAEPALAALPAASTAADLLLARGDAETVHRLVAEPGRASTVDPALAALARLAREEAAADPEMPVPALPGPDVFGDPSGNRTTPAGFAEERAALEPPDTSGQPLPGTPATDGRPASSPTGTPDRPLTTTHNRLMPDTGSTTLGQPLPATHDRPALPITPGQQLPTHARPPLPLTGPTAAATHDRLAPSPAGTPDRPLTAPHSRPTPPDTSSTAPGQPLTATHDRPVPPPAGSAPPGQPLTATHDRPAPPPAGSTPPGQPLPTHDRPASTTPGRPLLPFPGTATQDPAAAGVAAFWLAVRGEQRGAVLDLAARALVVREEAPLMPRIAACRALLCAGALGEAIDALTVVVAAARRRDARAAAAQALVYRAGAALRGDRPEDALRDLGDADRELPARCWHPLALPARAAVEITTQLRLGRLEHARHLGAEPLPRGSGHGAAAAFLRHAEAELALAEDDPDTALHAALECGRVLRSRGWVNPMVAAWRTTASLASRRLGDHQAAAALAAEELALAERWGTASALEPLRERVVAGLRRAVPAPRRPADPLPAPRFPVSRPDALSAGERDVAELAARGLANREIARELSIALRTVELRLTKVYRKLGLNGRAALADHWPTRTPGG, encoded by the coding sequence GTGCGCGAACCGCGTCTCGTCGGCCGGGACCGCGCGGTGAGCGTGCTCGACGACCTGCTCGCGGGCCTGGCGCAGGGACGAGGCGCGACGGCGACGATCGCGGGCGCGGCGGGGACGGGGCGGACGGCGCTGCTTTCGCGGGTGCTCGGCGGTTTTCCCGGCGCGTCGGCTTCGTGCGTCCCGGACGGGATCCCGTTCGGGGCGGTGACGCAGCTCGCGGCGGCTTTGGTGCCTTCTCGTGCTTTCGGGGAGCTCGTGGGTGAGTGCCTCGAGGATCTCGAGGGCGCGGCTGGGCGGTTTTGTTCCGCGTTCGCCCGGGTGGCCGCTTCGGGGCCGCTGGTGCTGGCGGTCGATGACTTGCCGTGGGCGGACGAGTGGTCGTTGCGGTGGTTTTCGGAGATGGCGGGTCGTGTCGGTGAGGCGCCGGTGCTGCTGATCGCGACGGCGTACGAACCGGTGGGTGAGGGGCACCGGATCCCGGTGGCGCCGTTGACGCCGGGTGAGACGGCGATGCTGGCGGGTCAGGTGCTGGGTGAGCTGTCACCGGAGGCGGAGGCGGCGGTGCTCGAGGTGGTCCGTGGCCGACCGGCGGTGCTGCACGAGCTGGCAGCGGAGGCGGCGGGGCTGCACGGTGTGGGGCGCGCCGTGAACTTGGGTGAGCGGGTCACGCGGTGGAACCCGGCAGGCGGGCCAGCCGTGACCTCGGCGAGGCCGCACGGTATGGGGTCGGCGACCTGGGCTGAGGCGGCCGCGCAGCCGGGCTCGGCGGGAGCCGGGCGGGCCGTCGCCTCGGCGAGGCCGCACGGTACGGGGTCGGCGACCTCGGCCGAAGCGGCCGCGCAGCGGGGCTCGGCGGAAGCCGGGCGGGCCGTCGCCTCGGCGAGGCCGCACGGTATGGGGTCGGCAACCTCGGCTGAGGCGGCCGCGCAGCGAGGCTCGGCGGAAGCCGGACGAGCCGTCACCTCGGCGGAGCTGGCCACCGGGCGGGCCTCGACCTCCGCAGGGCCGGCCATGCGGGGGAACTCGGCCATCGGGCGAGCCGCGACCCCAGGCGAGCCGGGCGCGCAGTGGGCCCCGGCGGGAGCCGCCACCTCGGCGGGGGCGGCCGTGCGGTGGGACTCGGCGCGGGTGGCGGCCGCTGGGCGGGCTGTGCTGTCGGCGCGAGCGGCCCGGATCCGCCGTGGGCTGCCGCCGGATGCGCTGGCTCTCTTGCGGGCGATGTCGGTTTCGGAGCGGCTCGACGTGGTCGCGGCGGTCGGGCTGGCCGAGTTGCCGCCGGCGGCGGTGGCCGGTGCCTTGAGTGCGCTGGAGGCGAGTGGGCTGGTGGCGGACGGCCGTCCGGCGGAGCCGCACCTGGCCGCCGATGTGCTGGCGGAGCTGGCCGAACCGGAGCGGGACGGGCTGTACCGGCGGGGTGCGGAACTGGCGCACCGGACCGGGGCGGGCGCGCTGGTCGCGGCGGAACTGCTGCGTGCGGCACCGCCGGTCGGCGAACCGTGGGCGCGCGCGGTGCTCGAAGAGGCGGCGGAACAGTGGTCGGCCCAGGGCAACCCGGTGGCGGCCGCCGAGTCCCTGCAGCGCGCGCTAAGCGAACCCGCTTCGCCGGCCGACCGGGCGGCGCTGCTGGTCCGGCTGGCGTCGGCGGTGGTCCGCCGCGAACCCGACCACGCGGACCGCCGGCTGGTCCAGGTGCTGGCGGAACCGGCACTGGCCGCCCTCCCGGCCGCCTCGACGGCGGCGGACCTCCTCCTGGCCCGCGGCGACGCCGAGACGGTCCACCGTCTCGTGGCGGAACCCGGCCGAGCGTCCACTGTGGACCCGGCTTTGGCGGCGCTGGCCCGGCTCGCCCGCGAGGAAGCCGCGGCCGACCCGGAGATGCCCGTGCCCGCGCTGCCCGGCCCGGACGTATTCGGTGACCCGAGCGGAAACCGCACCACGCCGGCCGGCTTCGCCGAGGAGCGGGCCGCGCTCGAACCGCCCGATACCTCGGGTCAGCCGCTCCCCGGAACTCCGGCTACCGACGGCCGCCCTGCATCGTCACCTACCGGTACCCCGGACCGGCCGCTCACCACCACGCACAACCGACTGATGCCCGACACCGGCTCCACCACCCTGGGCCAGCCGCTCCCCGCCACTCACGACCGCCCGGCACTGCCCATCACCCCCGGCCAGCAGCTCCCCACCCACGCCCGGCCTCCACTACCACTCACTGGCCCCACCGCGGCGGCCACTCACGACCGCCTTGCGCCGTCACCTGCCGGCACCCCGGACCGGCCGCTCACCGCCCCACACAGCCGACCAACCCCACCCGACACCAGCTCCACCGCGCCGGGCCAGCCGCTCACCGCCACGCACGACCGCCCGGTGCCACCACCCGCCGGGTCCGCACCCCCGGGCCAACCGCTGACCGCCACGCATGACCGCCCGGCACCGCCACCTGCCGGGTCCACACCCCCGGGCCAGCCGCTCCCCACCCACGACCGACCCGCGAGCACCACCCCGGGCCGTCCGCTTCTCCCCTTTCCCGGTACCGCCACCCAAGACCCCGCCGCAGCTGGGGTTGCTGCCTTCTGGCTTGCCGTTCGGGGCGAACAGCGGGGTGCCGTTCTCGACCTTGCCGCCCGGGCGCTCGTCGTGCGGGAAGAAGCGCCCCTCATGCCGCGGATCGCCGCCTGCCGGGCCCTGCTCTGCGCCGGGGCCCTCGGCGAAGCCATCGACGCCCTGACCGTCGTCGTCGCCGCGGCTCGGCGGCGGGATGCGCGGGCCGCTGCCGCGCAGGCTCTCGTGTACCGGGCCGGCGCCGCGCTGCGCGGGGATCGGCCCGAGGATGCCCTGCGGGATCTCGGGGACGCCGATCGGGAGTTGCCCGCGCGCTGCTGGCACCCCCTCGCCCTGCCCGCGCGGGCCGCCGTCGAGATCACCACGCAGCTGCGGCTCGGGCGGCTCGAACACGCTCGCCACCTGGGTGCCGAACCACTCCCTCGCGGTAGTGGGCACGGGGCCGCGGCCGCGTTCCTGCGGCACGCCGAGGCGGAGCTCGCCCTCGCCGAAGACGATCCCGATACCGCGCTCCACGCCGCCCTCGAATGCGGTCGGGTGCTGCGCTCGCGGGGGTGGGTCAACCCGATGGTCGCCGCCTGGCGGACGACCGCCAGTCTCGCCTCAAGGCGGCTCGGGGACCACCAGGCCGCCGCCGCGCTGGCCGCCGAGGAGCTGGCCCTCGCCGAACGGTGGGGTACGGCCTCAGCGCTCGAACCGTTGCGCGAGCGGGTCGTTGCCGGGTTGCGGCGGGCCGTTCCCGCGCCGCGGCGGCCCGCTGATCCGCTGCCCGCGCCGCGGTTTCCCGTTTCCCGGCCCGACGCGCTCTCGGCCGGCGAACGCGACGTCGCCGAGCTTGCCGCCCGGGGGCTCGCCAACCGGGAGATCGCCCGGGAGCTGTCGATCGCGCTGCGGACCGTCGAACTGCGGCTGACCAAGGTGTACCGCAAGCTCGGGCTCAACGGCCGGGCCGCGCTCGCCGACCACTGGCCCACCCGGACGCCGGGAGGCTGA